From Corvus cornix cornix isolate S_Up_H32 chromosome 5, ASM73873v5, whole genome shotgun sequence, the proteins below share one genomic window:
- the GNG2 gene encoding guanine nucleotide-binding protein G(I)/G(S)/G(O) subunit gamma-2, which produces MASNNTASIAQARKLVEQLKMEANIDRIKVSKAAADLMAYCEAHAKEDPLLTPVPASENPFREKKFFCVIL; this is translated from the exons ATGGCTAGCAACAACACTGCTAGCATAGCACAAGCCCGCAAGCTGGTGGAGCAGCTGAAGATGGAAGCCAACATCGACAGGATAAAG gtgtccaaagcagcagcagacctGATGGCGTACTGCGAAGCCCACGCCAAGGAGGACCCTCTATTGACCCCCGTCCCGGCCTCAGAAAACCCCTTTAGAGAGAAGAAGTTCTTCTGCGTGATCCTGTAA